The sequence GGGCATATTTTCCAGGCGCTCGAAGCCGGTGGCGAAGACCCACCAGCGCTCGGCGCCGCCCTTGTAGGCCAGCTCGCGCAGCTTGGCGGCGAGGGCCGCGACGGCTTCCGCGCCGCGCTGGGCGACGAGGCGGTCCAGGTCGTCCCAGATCCAGACGAAGGGAAAGCGCTGCGGCGTCGATTCTTGCCGCGCGTCGAGGCTGTAGCAGGGCAGGCCCTTCAGCTGCGCCATCGCCTTGATCTCGGCGGCGAGATAACCGGCGCCCAGGCCCTCCGCGCCGCGGATCGCGCCCAGGCGGCGCTCGGGCGCGGCCTCGGGCGGCGTCTCGAGGAAGTATTGGATCTGGCTGAGCAGGGCCTCTTTGCCGACGGGCGCGCCGTGCTGGCGCAGGCGGTAGGCGATGTCGGCCTCGGAGAAGGCGAGCTTCTTCTCGCCCAGCAGGGGGTAGAGCTGCTGCAGGACCGCCGAGGCCGTGCTGTAGCGCTGCGAGGCCTGGGTCTGCAGCAGGCCCATCAGCAGGCCGTCCCACAGGGTGCCGAGGCGCGGGTTGATCTGGGACGGGAGCTTGGGGCGCTGCGTGCCGTGGGCGACGATCAGCTCGGAGAAGCTGCGCGCTTGGTAAGGCTTTTGCCGGGTGAGGCAGTGGTAGAAGGTGGCGCCCAGCGAGAAGAGGTCGCTCTTGGCGTCGGGCCGGGCCTCGTCGCCGGTGAGCAGCTCGGGGGCGCAGTAGCTGGGGGTGCCGCCGATGGCCGGCGTGCCGCGCACCGCGACGTCGAAGTCGATGATCTTCAGCTCGCCCTTCGAGGTGACG comes from Deltaproteobacteria bacterium PRO3 and encodes:
- a CDS encoding serine/threonine protein kinase, whose product is MIIESSDKKYRVLRELGRGHSGTVYLALDPRDREVAIKCLASQCSESVLTRFRQEFSILRSLKHPHIAQPEDFGYDEGLKRHFFVAEYVQGASLDVVLHTASEEEAARLFAQALRALDYMHRQGVFHCDLKPGNILVTSKGELKIIDFDVAVRGTPAIGGTPSYCAPELLTGDEARPDAKSDLFSLGATFYHCLTRQKPYQARSFSELIVAHGTQRPKLPSQINPRLGTLWDGLLMGLLQTQASQRYSTASAVLQQLYPLLGEKKLAFSEADIAYRLRQHGAPVGKEALLSQIQYFLETPPEAAPERRLGAIRGAEGLGAGYLAAEIKAMAQLKGLPCYSLDARQESTPQRFPFVWIWDDLDRLVAQRGAEAVAALAAKLRELAYKGGAERWWVFATGFERLENMP